Part of the Vigna angularis cultivar LongXiaoDou No.4 chromosome 1, ASM1680809v1, whole genome shotgun sequence genome, AAACAAAGCTGTCGAAAGTGAGGAGGACGAGGTTTCCCGAATCTAGAAGCTTGAGGGTGAAGTTGGTGGTGGTGGCGGCAACAGATGTCTAGAGAGTGGTGTTGAAGTGGGTTAGGAGTAATTGACTGGTTGGGGTGAGTTCAAGGGATGAAGCGACTTGGGAGGGGGAGGGATGGAGGCAGTTGACGACCTAGATGGTGTTGGGGCTGGGCAAAGAGGTGCGACGGATGGCGAGGTAGAATTTTGACGGGCCTAGGCCTgggaagaaattgaagaagcCAAGTTGGAAAGTCTTGTTGAGGTTTTGCAGAGTAGCGTTGCCTTGGAGAATGATGGTGGCGAAGAGGAGGAAGTGTGGAGAATGagaatgaagagaagaaaaaagaggaACATTGGATGAAGTTTAAATCGACACCCAATCTTACGTCAACCTCTAATTCACTGACATGTCACCACGCATACAACTTTAAATTGACACGTTATCACTACATTGTGCTAGATCATCAATCCCTTAACTCCGTTTGGTTCTATTTAATGGAAGGAACTTTGTTGATGTAAAATTTACTAAGTGAAGACCAATTTGACACACTTTTAGAAGGAATGacctaattgagaaaaataaacaaatctaGAGACAAAAAAGGCTATTAAgcctaaaatataatataaataaaaatttaattttaatatatttaacctaataaaatacaaattaattttatttttaattaaattaaattaaataaaatataaattaattttttattttaattttttataataataaatatccatAAATACTAATAATCTTCTaggaattttattaaaaaacatacaatatttttatcatcTATACGTAATGatgtcaaaatgggttagaaCCCACGGGCTAACTCGACCCACGACGGGTTTGGGCCGAGtagggtttgaaaaaaatgaaattttttttatagggGTCAATTTTTAATCCGGCTCACTTAAAACCCGACTCACCTGGGTTGAACACATGGTGAGCCAAGACTCGCCAACtcacataatttaatttaattatttattattttgtgtttcaataatattagttaacatttttttatgggttaaatatgtttttcgtcccttaagtatcactgATTTTTGgatttagtccctactcaaaactttgatggcttttaattttcatagtattgaaacatgtaatattagtccttaaaaatggacggcGTCAAATTTTTGTTGATCTGGCAAACGGCGAGACCAGCTCTTCTGCCAACTTCCGTCATAAGTATCTGTCACGTTGCTTGTTTAATTTGTGGAATGAGATTAAGTGATTGGCACGAGTGTGGGTGATTGAAATCAAATTACGaaagttgggttcttcttcgtcATCTCAACAAGACGAACTCTAACCTGTATAATCTCAACAAAGATGGGTTCTTCTTCGTCATCTCAACAAAGCTGGGTTCTCCCTTTTGAGTCTTTTTCAGAAATTTGAACATGTAATATGGGGAGAGAGCTTGATAAACATGTGGATTCCAATGGAAGATGTTATAAATACCAATAACACTGATACAAAGTAGCCAGGTCAAGAAAACAGGTGCAAAGAGACATCCCATACGGTGAGTGCCATAATGTTGAAGGGCAAACAAAAACACCAGTATTACACAAGCGACTAGAACCTCCACATCTACATAACCATTAACCAATAATTAGCTCCAATGTAATACTAGAAGAGGCAAAATACAACACATGGAAATTTTCTAGCTTTAATGGTTGTTGAAGATTTTGTATATATGAACACTAGGAACTCACAATCATGAATATAGTGACAAGGGATTTGAGTAGTTTTTATGAGATTCTgtgcttaaaaaaaatataacaccAGCCATCAAATTACTATAAGTGTGTATGATTGCTTAGAATTGAGACTAATTAGTGTTTTAAAAACCATATTAATTAGCTTTCAAGTGGTAATTTCCTGGTATGTGACGAttagtgttttaaaaataacactTGCCTTTTGGTTCTCCATTTTTGTCCACTAATTGGAGGGCCTGTGATGGTTCAAATCAGATCTTATTCACtcattaaacaaatatatgcGATGCCCAACTAGAATCCTTTCACTGTTAACTAATATCTATACAACATATATGCCATTGAAGGGGCAAAATTCCTACCATCCCAACGTAATGCACAACCAGCTAAGATAACTGCAGtatcaaatattacaaaatgGTACACAAAACAAGAATTACTCTAAACTTCTAGATTGTTGTAGGAACATATTCCCGAGATTGATTTGTTCAGGACACCAACCGATTTGAGACCTACTCATCAAAGAAAAATTCCTGGGAACAAATTCAAAACGTTTTACCATAATGTTATCTACATCAAAGAAAAATTCCTAAGAAAAATTCCTCCGAACCCCAAGCTCTCTTCGGCAAAGCTGGGTTCTTCTTCGTATCATCTTACCTCCTCAACAAGACGAACTCCAACCTTCAACTGAGATGACGAAGAAGAACCTAGCTTTGCCCCAACTGAGATGACGAAGAAGAACCCCAATTTTCGTAATCTGATTTCAATCACTTACACACGTGTCAATCACTTAATCTCATTCCACAAATTAAACAAGCAACGTGACAGATACTTAAGACGGAAGTTGGCAGAAGAGCTGGCCTCGCCGTTTGCCAGATCAACAAAAAGTTGACgccgtccatttttaaggactaatattaCATGTTTCAATACTATGAGAACTAAAAatcatcaaagttttgagtagggactaaaaccaaaaatcaatgatacttaagggacggaaaacatatttaactctttttttattgtattgtaaataagaataaagaaaaaaatgttttaagagaataaaatattataaatttattcattcaaGCTTCTAATTTTGTAAATGGATAAGTtacacaaaaattattaatattataaatttatttatttattttctaagtttgtttttagattaaatttgaactctacataaatttttttattttgaattatctttagagtttaacattataataacattatttaaatttgaattgaaaaaaatacatttttttatttaaaaagaactTATAATAATTAAGTAGCCAATTGTGGTGTGCCAGACCCGTGGCCGTTTTAACAGTAGTACTAAGTGTAATGTGAGTGCGTAATTCCTTTAATACCCCTATTTGAACATACTCTATCGTGGCGTCCCCTAAAATTGAGGATTCGAGAAAGAAATAGGTTTGGTCGGTGCGAAAGTTTGTGGAATCAAGTGAAAGAGGAAAAAACGATGGTTCTCAGTGCAACGACGATCGGCGCGTTACTTGGTTTGGGAACCCAGATGTACTCCAATGCTCTCCGCAAACTCCCCTACATGCGCCGTAtccatctttctctttctttctgttGTTGAGTGCCAAttcttcaatttcatttttcattcatttatcGGTTGGTGTATTTGGGTGTAGATCCGTGGGAGCACGTCGTGGGAATGGGTTTGGGCGTTGTTTTTGTGAACCAGCTTTTCAAATGGGACGCCCAGCTCGAACTGGACCGCGACAAGATGCTTGAAAAGGCCAAAGCTGCCAACGAAAGACGTTACCTAGGTTTTCTTTCGTTTCATTCCAAACGTTTTTTCAATTGCCCATCCCAAAGCCTCAATTGCAGTTGATTTTATGTTTTCCTCCTATCTTTAGtaattgtgaaaatattttggtttttgGGGCTGTGGGAAAATGAAACTGCCTTGGATTGGCCTTTGCAatggttgttttttatttttacatgtgttggtgagaaaaagagagaaggtTTGCATATGAGAGCATTATTTGAATTGAATCACGTCCCCCTTTTGTCCATTTTGGAATTGGATAGGTAGTCTCAGTTCAGAGTGTTTTGAGGAAGATGTTACTGATTCATTTGCTCTTAAGTTAATACAGTATGCGAAAATTTTCGATTAGAGGAGAGGGTAACGTGAACAGTGAATActtgaatgaaaatattttgatagtttGGTTTTAAACTGCCATGATGTAGTTTCATATGAAACGTGGCTAGCTAAAAAAAgaatgtgattcttttttaagGCTAGGGCGTGAGTGATGATTTATTGGAACACTTAATTTTTGAACTTGTAATAACCGTGGGGCTACTACAGTTTTAATGCAATGAGATGGCTTAAGATTTTTGCGATGCGTAGTGAGATTTTGGTGACTCATCTGATGCTTTGGAGACCTGATTGCTCCAGCAAGAAATTCTATTCTTCTTAGGTTTCTCATTGTGTTATTGATTCTTTTTCAGCTTTTCAAGTCAAGAGTTTTATATTTCCATCGTTTTATTGTTTGACCTTTTAGAATTTTATGGAAGCTTCTGAACCATGTTCCTCATCATCAACTTAGTATTTATGCTTTACATGTTTTTGTATTGTCAGCTGCTCTGTAATTGAATGCTTTGGAGGTGGTGTTTTTGGGTTGTCATTGGTTTACTTTGGTGTTTTTACGTTGTCATTTTATTACCTCATCGCATCTTATTATTTGTGATATTGCATTGCAGATGGAGATGATGATTAATGCATGTCCTCAAGGATAGTAGCAGTGAGTGGAAATAATCATGAAATATGTTGAACTTGTTGCTtttgttttctgatttcatGGTGTTATGTTTGTAAAGGCTGTTAACTTTTTCATGCTAACCAGCCTATTTTGTGCACAAGCATTTTGCAAGCAGTGAAATTGTTATAGATGATAATGTTCTGGCCTTGGCCTTGTGGTTTGGTTGGTAATAATTAAATCACGGTATTTGTGACTTCAATGCCTATATTATCTTATGTGTTTGCACTTTGTTTATTTCGGAGTATATAACATCCCTTGGGAGCagacattataaaataatagtcaGCTTGTGATTCTCACTGTATAGTTGTATTCgttgttataaaaattaattgccAAGAGATTTGCAGTTTCAATGCTTGTAAAACTATAGAAACTTAGTGTCATTTTTCTAAGAATGACAGTAGCTTTTGAAGACTTGAaccaacaaatttatatttgttatgaaTGGCTTTTGTAGtggtatgaattatttttatgacTGCCCATTGAACTTCCACATTATGTATTTATTACTCTTTGATATAGAGTAACCTGAGTTATGTTTTCCATCTAAAAGCAGAGTATTCTACTAGTGAATAAaagtatgaaaatattttattggtcATTCTGTCTTCTATTTTTATCTCTACTCTAATATCGTATCTTATATTTGTAATACTTGTGATCAGTGAAAAACTGACATTTTCCTTAATATCTTCTTATTGTACAATGATCAATGATTATTCATGCtttgttatttgatttattatatttaattttatagatgCATAGTATTTCAAAACTAGAGATGAATGAGTTCCATCCAGTGAATCAATTTGGCTCATAGGATTCCAACTGAATTGGGTTAAAAacagtttagtttttttttttcaaatgtaacTCAAATTGAActctatttatttaatatgtgGGTTAAATGGGTTTAGCAAGATTAAAGGTGAGTTGCCTAGTAATTTACGAACaataacatttattaatttttttttatcattttttaacatgttttttgttatatttatttattatttttaattatgtaggttgatatattttgtcaagttattttttgatattttaattttgaacaattaactttataataatatttgttgaaATAGATGAAAACTATGCTTGTAATGCTATAAAATTTGAATCCGTACTTTAATTCtgttacaataaatatataaaataaatagaaatagaaaaatatctttaaataatttaactcaATAACCAACTATTTTGTAATTAGTTAGTTAAGTTGCATTACAAAATTTTTAGGCACAAAAATGTGAGCCGGATTTAACGGATTCAATTTTTGCTCAATGGTGAGTCAACTCGGTTTAGATAGTTTGTAACATGTGTATCCAAAACACTGTATTATTTGTCACATTTTTATAGCAATTTCAGTTTGTActgtttttctgttttattttattaatttacttatatatgttttttaatttaatattctatGTTCCCGTGATATTTATGAGAATGCCAAATGTTATATGGGGGGAAAAAAATTCTCTATCTTGAATATTATATACTGAGTTATAATTCTTCTAAAACCTCGTTATTATTGAATGCATTGTGCAAtgtttagaattattttttgcTTTATTCTCCTACTAGATTAGGTAGAGAAAACAATTTCTGATGATGAGATGCTAAAAAAGATATTCTCTATTTTTATAGCAACTATTTTGCTCATGTAACAACAATATCATGAAAAAggttttagaaattattattaattaattcaatgtCTTTGTGTggctaaaaataataatgagcttttgataaaaaataatattatgagaTTCTGCTCTAGTTTCATAAGTGAATATAACAgtatataattcatatttttatggTAAGAGTGGTACTAATAATCATGATtgtacaattatatattttttttatcacataacaaaataattttaatttaataagaataaaatgatcttattaagaaaatatgaaagaataaaaaaaattgcaccCCGTACATGTATATATCTATAaccattaaaaattaattttatatttgtaattgattttatagtatacataatttatttctaGTTTTATGCTTAGAGATTTAACACAACTTTCTATTCATACTATTTATAAACAGAGaaactaattataattcataactattagtaaaaaaaatttgtttataattgtaGTCTAgacattttagattttattcttattaatataatttattttattatttttaaaataattacttataattactttataattatgtgctaaaaagttaaaaatattattttataataatttttattttgatatctaATTTTTTGACTATTGTTTAcgtttttatatgataaaaaaagtaaatatacatgttcttttattatttgtaagaAATGTAGTTTGGAAGCACTTGGATTAATGAAAGACAATTAATCTTAGTAAAAGAttatatgaatttgttttttctttgttggaAGATATGATAAAATTTGGTTCTTGGTACTTGAAACTTATCTCTTGATATTCTTCATgtttttgtatgaaaattttttttgttctgtttatatgaaatttaagaaaactCAATGTTATATTCATATTCATGGTCTTCTATTAGAGTATTGACAATCAAAAGCAATTTTTTCTATAGCATGTGGTATTAACACATCTTTAATTGCATCATGAATAAGTCATGTGAtttctttgtttgtgttttagTTGATATTGATTTGTTATCTAATTTACCCAATCAAACTATGGTAGAAAAGACCAAGATTTGTGAttgttcaatataataaaaaatatgcatGAGATTAATTTTCCTTgtattaaatatacatataaggtactctatttataatagaagaaatatgagttaaatccaaaatacaaataaggaataataataaacttaactaaagataaaaggtaaaaataagatatctatataagatatctaataatctaatatatctaacattcTCCATCAAGTTGGTGCATAGTAATTGTATGTACCaaacttgttacaaatataatcaataaagacttagtgaaaaccACGTGTTTCTACACTCGAGTGATactaaattgttaatgatttgtgAATACGACATACCAACCTAGAAGACTCCCTATGAGCAACAAATCTGAGAGGTTCCTCCATATAAATCTCTTCATTcaaatcaccattaaggaaCTCCAGTTGATAAAGAGACAATTGTTGAAAAACCACCATGGCTATAAATGAACTAACAGAAGCCATGTTTTCCATTAGAGAAAAAGTACACATGGATGAAAGAAGCCATGGATGAAAATGAGAGAGGAACCCTAAAAATCAAAGATTCTCCAATGAAGGCACCTCAAAGAGGGAAAAGAGACAACACTGATGCTTTGAATCACTACCTGAGAGGAGATGGGACACGCAACCACGCACGATGGAAAATGGAGCATATCTACAACTTTGAAAGCTGTTGAGAGCATGTGGGAGTTTCGATGAAAGGGTCGTTGACGACACGGTAGTCACCTAGCTAAGAAGATCAAAACTGTGTGGTtgtgaaattgaaactttaGCGACGACAACCGCACTTAGCGCCACCACCAACAGCGGTACACGATGCCACCGCCGACAGAGGtggcaaatttttttttataaacactagtaaaaaatgacGTTTTTAACTCGCACATTATTCTTCGTTTCAGACAAACCGAAGCGTATTAAAACACGGTGATAATCTCGTAATTTTTTTGAacatatatgcctcggttcacaaaGAACCGATGTTTAAAGATTGTACTGCCTCGGTTGCCAgggggaaccgaggcatataaccctGGAAAAAGCATAAAGGTCTGACTTATCAGCTGACACCTTTTTGGTAAAGCGGATACTGCCTCAGTTTGCAGAAGTAACCGATGCATATAGCCCTACCAAATCCTCTACAATCATTGTTATTCACAGTTATCACTGCCTCGTGTTTAGCAGAAGGCTTATTGCCTCAGTTCTGcttagaaccgaggcagtatgtctgGCCACCTAGTTGTTGATCTGAAACTGAAGgttctaaattaataaaacgTCAACTGATACTACCTCAGTTCAAGGTAAACTGATGTCGTATGGTGCTTCTACTTAAGGTGAAGCGCGAACCGAGGCTTAtagtttgaaattatttttaaaatttccattttCTGAAACCTTTAGGCATCTGTTGAGCaagagaaccgaggcaatagggTTGTATTGCTTCGGTTAAGAGAGGGAACCGAGgtaatatcattttttacaCTATTACTCCAGAAGCACGAACAATTTTCTTCACGTGAACAATTTTCTTCCTCCCTCGACGAACAATCTTCTTCCTCCCTGCAAACGCCTCACCACCGCTGCAGCCTTCTTCACTTTTTGTCGCTGACCTCGTCGCGCCTCCTTCTCACTACCCCAACACTCTCGTCGCGCCTCCTTGTTGTTGCGCCACCACCCTTGTCGCGCCTCATCCTCGTCGCATTTTTCTCGCAgaacttttcttcctcctcCATTACTCTCGCACTCTTCTTCCTCCATTGTTTCGCTCTCGCTTGTGCAAGGTTTTCTCGTTGCCTCCATTTCGTGCATTGAGGCCACCATCGTCATCTCGGTGCTTCTTGGTTCTGGGTTCACTGCTGCCTCTTCCTCCATTTGTTTGGCACTTTGGTAGTTCCATTTGTGTCCCATGTTGGTGCTTCCATTTTAGTTGCGGTTGCCTCCATTTTTTGTCTCGCGAGTTTTGTTGGTGCCGTCGGCCGTTTGCTGCCACGCTCCCAAGTATTTTACTTCCTCTATTCTTTATTCTTTGATTTAATATTGGGTTGGTGAAGTAGTTTGCGTGTTGGGGAAGTGGGAAACACATGGATGAAATTTAGGTTACATGTTGGCAtagatgaaattttaaattaagttaatgtaattgttaaataaattacttttgtaTGATGTTTGAACACGTGGATGTTTTGGTTTGGATTCTAAATTATGTATGATGTCTTGGTGTACAATGTGAATTTTCTCATCATGATGACTTGGTGTACAATGAATAAGTTAAAGTTCAAATTTGTCACATTGTagacaaaaaaatgaaaaaaagtgattttgaatATATACAATGATGATAGAAAGTTGatgattaaattaaatggaGGGGATTTAATTAGAGATATATAAATTAGGGGAATGgaaatttgaattgtttgtattaaattgGTTGATTTGGTGATGAAATAAACTTTAGGAATCATGAAAGTAATTAATGTGTTGTTTGTTCTTGTCCAGATATTGTATAGTTGACCAGCTTCTTAAACGCAGATATTCTCTATAGTTGATCGGCTTTCACGCTCCCAggtttctatttttaaaattttctcttatgcttgaatatattgtttgcttgaatatattgtaggttgcatatgtaattatttgtttggttgaatatattgttgttTTGAATTAGCCTTaatttcccgtttgagattcaatacaaaaattatttattatctctagatttttttgaacaaatgtactttttaaaaatgaatagagaggagatagtaagtttaatttacaagtattgaattttgaattgtccggttggacagtttacgaagagtaataaatttttcatagtttattaatacatataaattttaatatacatgtcttaaatttcatgaaaatttgcagttgtgttttgtattgatcttcatgagtgtaatattaatttctttttgtcataccggagaacacggctgtctggttttgttcattgcacaagtctcctcctagccctcttagacatgtagtaggttggtaagaacctcaatgttttaactttctttgttatataaatgtatgctaaagccatttttttaatagttcccttgcaacacatatgatgttgtctgggagatctactgctacaacTAAAAAGCATGCATGGGTTTCCCTTAAgatttggtattttagtccatactttgttacattttgtaccattccaatgatgttacttaacattttataattatgatgatatattgtagtgtaatagacaaagggtcatatgagtgtggttaATATGTCATGTATTGGATGATGACCACTATTCATGCACGTTACACTAGTGGATgggaaacaataatatttaggtttgaattttattttctctatagtttagatttcatatacactaattgaaatcattgtgttttatgcagagattcaatatGACTACTCCAATTCTAGAGAAGTCACTTAAACTCGTGAGGAAAAcactggctaaatatgtaattcgattatataatagtatgtagtagatattaggatatagtaagttataagtttatgcttctaagttgttgtatgcttttgtacattattattagcTTAACTTTGTACATTAGATTGATTTACGcttcaaagttgatttatgattacattgaatttatttatgtttataagaagttgatttatgattacattgaatgcatttatgttttaatataatttttattgaaaatatatacttCTGGATTATTCTGGACTGTTCTGGctgtaaaattatatgcaggtctgtttgtgcagttgggaatgttgcagaaacagatgtgttcttaaaaaaaagtagGGGAATACGCCTCGGTTGTGACCATAATCGAGGTAGAAAGCCCTCTACAGCATCGGTTTAGgccataaccgaggcataaagtctggcgaaaaaagaaaaaaaaagtaaaaaccactctactacctcggttctggTCCCAACCGAGACAGTAGAGGACGACATACTACCTCGATTCAAAAGGAATCGAGGCGTAAAGTCCttcgaaaaaaataaaaaaaacaaaaaccctACTACTTCAGTTACCTTTGAACCGAGACAAAATGCTACCcatttttgcctcggttcataaCCAAGGCAAAAAGtggtagactttttgcctcgcctgtatatgcctcg contains:
- the LOC108319110 gene encoding uncharacterized protein LOC108319110; translated protein: MVLSATTIGALLGLGTQMYSNALRKLPYMRHPWEHVVGMGLGVVFVNQLFKWDAQLELDRDKMLEKAKAANERRYLDGDDD